Proteins from a genomic interval of Oceanispirochaeta crateris:
- the rlmKL gene encoding bifunctional 23S rRNA (guanine(2069)-N(7))-methyltransferase RlmK/23S rRNA (guanine(2445)-N(2))-methyltransferase RlmL yields the protein MEKQESRIHPDKMTLYSLFAACPLYLEDLLEEEVLHWGGKIQKRTTGGLSFTATLETIYRFCIHTRVAGHLLLQLSEFDLTEDLESVRKEALHFPWDTIMLPEATFSCRASAKGRGNINQQLASLKLKDGIADYWREKTGSRPDVDRQNPDIKVQVHIQDSQKGQMYLDLSGETLSNRGYRIKASSAALRENTAAGLLLRSGWKKISQEKCVFLDPMCGSGTLLVEAAIIAGDLPANLYRSHYGFMNWKSHNQDLWEEITDQAEQEWKKGIETLPRITGYDNDKNAIASAIDNIKRAGLDKYIHVEKRALEDLALTEAQMAAPGGLVVTNPPYGVRIGEKNALYSLYRSLGDQTRSPQFKGWNMSVISNDISLLGAIGLRQSRENKIMNGALSCAIYHYELFGSEQKKKGPEKVQLENELHISEEGTQFLNRLIKRKKHLGKWLKRENVSCYRLYDADLPNFNFAIDVYENKWIHIQEYKPPVFIDMDKAEIRTKEAIKILKDLFSLQHNQIFLKQRRRQRGQDQYRPLGSQGERYLIQEWGQRIWVNFTDYLDTGLFLDHRNIRKYLLENSKGKSVLNLFSYTCTASLMAASGGASKVVSVDSSKTYLAWGRDNFSLNKISDTHHSFEQSDSFDWLRASKDYFDVIFLDPPTFSNSKSRASVFDIQNDHAALIHLSMKRLKKDGLLIFSNNFKQFELKEELLAEYNISEETKWTVSEDFLKKKSGHRCWFIRIK from the coding sequence ATGGAAAAACAGGAGAGTCGAATTCATCCTGATAAAATGACCTTATACAGCCTTTTTGCGGCCTGCCCCTTGTACCTTGAAGATCTTCTTGAGGAAGAAGTTCTCCACTGGGGCGGGAAAATTCAAAAAAGAACCACAGGAGGGCTGTCCTTTACAGCGACTCTGGAAACAATATACAGATTCTGTATTCATACGAGAGTGGCAGGACACCTTCTGCTGCAGCTCAGTGAGTTTGATTTAACAGAGGACCTTGAATCTGTCCGTAAAGAGGCTCTGCATTTTCCCTGGGATACAATCATGCTCCCAGAGGCGACTTTTTCCTGCAGAGCCTCAGCCAAGGGGCGTGGAAATATAAACCAGCAGCTTGCTTCTTTAAAACTCAAAGATGGTATTGCAGATTACTGGCGGGAAAAAACCGGAAGCCGGCCTGATGTGGATAGACAGAATCCGGATATAAAGGTTCAAGTCCATATTCAGGACTCTCAGAAGGGACAAATGTACCTGGATTTATCCGGAGAAACACTTTCCAATAGAGGATATAGAATCAAGGCTTCCTCGGCGGCCTTAAGGGAAAACACTGCCGCAGGTTTACTCCTTCGATCCGGCTGGAAAAAGATCTCTCAAGAAAAGTGTGTATTTTTGGATCCCATGTGCGGTAGCGGAACTCTTCTGGTAGAAGCCGCCATCATCGCAGGAGATCTTCCTGCCAATCTGTATAGAAGCCATTATGGATTTATGAACTGGAAATCTCACAACCAGGATCTCTGGGAGGAAATTACAGATCAGGCAGAACAAGAATGGAAGAAAGGGATTGAAACACTCCCAAGAATAACCGGTTATGACAATGATAAGAATGCGATTGCATCGGCCATAGACAATATAAAAAGAGCTGGTCTTGATAAGTATATACATGTGGAAAAAAGAGCTCTGGAAGACTTAGCCCTCACGGAAGCTCAGATGGCGGCTCCGGGCGGTTTGGTTGTAACAAATCCCCCTTATGGTGTGAGAATAGGCGAAAAGAATGCCCTGTATTCTCTGTATCGAAGCCTGGGAGACCAAACACGGAGCCCTCAGTTCAAGGGTTGGAATATGTCCGTGATTTCAAATGATATATCTCTTTTGGGGGCCATAGGATTACGCCAAAGCCGTGAAAACAAGATCATGAATGGCGCACTGTCATGCGCGATTTACCATTATGAATTGTTTGGGAGTGAACAAAAGAAAAAGGGTCCTGAAAAAGTTCAGCTAGAAAATGAGCTACACATAAGTGAAGAAGGAACACAATTCCTCAACCGACTGATTAAGCGGAAAAAGCACCTGGGAAAATGGCTTAAAAGAGAGAATGTAAGCTGCTATAGGCTTTACGATGCAGACTTGCCCAATTTCAATTTTGCCATAGATGTCTATGAAAACAAATGGATACACATACAGGAATATAAACCACCCGTTTTTATAGATATGGACAAAGCCGAAATACGAACGAAAGAAGCCATAAAGATTCTTAAGGATCTATTCTCACTACAGCATAATCAGATTTTCCTGAAGCAAAGGCGCAGACAAAGGGGCCAGGACCAATATAGACCTCTGGGATCACAGGGAGAACGCTATCTCATTCAAGAATGGGGTCAGAGGATTTGGGTGAATTTTACGGACTACCTAGATACAGGACTCTTCCTTGATCATAGAAACATTCGCAAATATCTTTTGGAGAATAGCAAGGGAAAGTCAGTATTGAATCTTTTTTCCTATACCTGTACCGCCAGCCTAATGGCAGCTTCCGGCGGTGCATCTAAAGTTGTTTCTGTAGACAGTTCTAAGACTTATTTAGCCTGGGGAAGAGATAACTTTAGTTTGAACAAGATTTCTGATACACATCACAGCTTTGAACAATCAGACAGTTTCGATTGGTTAAGAGCCTCTAAGGATTATTTTGATGTGATCTTTCTTGATCCGCCAACATTTTCTAACTCAAAATCAAGAGCGTCTGTATTTGATATTCAAAATGATCACGCGGCCCTTATTCATCTGTCCATGAAAAGGCTGAAAAAAGATGGATTGCTAATATTCTCCAATAATTTCAAACAGTTTGAACTGAAAGAAGAACTCTTAGCGGAATACAATATTTCAGAAGAAACAAAATGGACCGTTTCGGAGGATTTTTTAAAAAAGAAATCGGGACACCGCTGCTGGTTCATCCGGATTAAATAA
- a CDS encoding chemotaxis protein CheD, producing the protein MIEYRNHKFNRQEIILHPGDYFCSQENIVISTILGSCISVALIDKMNGRGGMNHFLLPNLSINNPENILKNKSSRYGVFAMELLINELMKMGSNKKALIAKVFGGGSVLNFENQERNVGYMNIQFIIQFLANEKIPVAASDLGEYCGRKIIFFPDTGKVLVKKLQSRKKIDEIRKEELETSKRLVNIQKNREIVLF; encoded by the coding sequence ATGATTGAATACAGGAATCATAAATTCAATCGTCAGGAAATCATCCTGCATCCCGGAGACTATTTTTGCTCCCAGGAGAATATAGTCATATCCACCATATTGGGTTCATGCATTTCTGTAGCTCTTATAGACAAGATGAATGGAAGGGGTGGAATGAATCATTTTCTTCTACCCAATCTCTCAATAAACAATCCTGAAAACATTCTCAAAAATAAAAGCTCACGATATGGTGTTTTTGCCATGGAATTATTAATCAATGAACTGATGAAAATGGGCTCCAATAAAAAAGCATTGATCGCCAAAGTATTTGGAGGTGGGTCTGTTTTAAATTTTGAAAATCAGGAAAGAAATGTAGGATATATGAATATACAGTTTATTATTCAATTTCTTGCCAATGAAAAAATTCCTGTGGCAGCATCAGATCTAGGTGAATATTGTGGAAGAAAAATCATTTTTTTCCCAGATACAGGGAAGGTTCTTGTTAAAAAACTTCAATCTAGAAAAAAAATTGACGAAATACGTAAAGAAGAGTTGGAAACAAGCAAGAGATTAGTGAATATTCAAAAGAACCGAGAGATCGTGCTCTTTTAA
- a CDS encoding Hpt domain-containing protein — protein sequence MSDFEIFKMTNLLHYTDDDRELASEMIRMALQDMPEFLKKTEDCLVHQKMEEAGQFLHKIKGISGVIGAEKVHVMSCECELSVKTNSNDLNVLNLVRNLGLAIDQFCEENDVQILAGTQ from the coding sequence ATGAGCGACTTTGAAATTTTTAAAATGACGAATCTTTTGCATTATACCGATGATGACAGAGAATTGGCCTCTGAGATGATCAGAATGGCCCTTCAGGATATGCCCGAATTTTTAAAAAAGACAGAAGACTGCCTGGTTCACCAGAAGATGGAAGAAGCAGGGCAATTCCTCCACAAAATAAAGGGAATATCCGGGGTCATTGGAGCAGAAAAGGTTCATGTTATGAGCTGTGAGTGTGAATTATCTGTAAAAACAAACTCAAATGATCTAAATGTTTTAAACTTGGTAAGAAATCTTGGATTGGCAATAGACCAGTTCTGTGAAGAAAATGATGTCCAAATTCTAGCCGGTACGCAATGA
- a CDS encoding STAS domain-containing protein, whose product MANRKNEVLHFTGNLNICQAEEMVDVFKKCREGNSAVTIDLKDAEDIDFAVIQLLYSFKKTLNEEKRKVIIKDVCPKIEARIQLCDFQDLLSGS is encoded by the coding sequence ATGGCAAATCGGAAAAATGAGGTTTTGCACTTTACAGGGAATCTGAATATTTGTCAGGCTGAAGAGATGGTCGATGTATTTAAGAAATGCAGGGAAGGCAACTCGGCAGTCACAATAGATTTAAAAGATGCCGAAGATATTGATTTTGCTGTGATTCAGTTGCTTTACAGCTTTAAAAAAACATTAAATGAAGAAAAAAGAAAAGTAATAATTAAGGATGTTTGTCCTAAAATTGAGGCAAGGATACAACTTTGCGACTTTCAAGATCTTCTAAGCGGGAGCTGA
- a CDS encoding FlgD immunoglobulin-like domain containing protein, with protein sequence MKKILILTILALTLSEFLAAESTGELAYPLYSPRFLGNGATITGMETPQSASLNPAASGNFQGKILDINYINLSGWEESGMGHSVNTAFAYPSRYGVFTGAFHFLTTSGLNAPSMNFGTFGSINAAFSKEIYKNLFTGFSLNTALGTDMDWGAGLNIGFIHKVGTIGAMKNFRWAGTFNQIGKGYGTQESGTYLNAVPNNLTLQVGAGFDIIDKTDITWAVNGDVALPTFSDIKVEIGQKVTIQNILSISTSSSMILSDTIDGNYQTLIPSIGLNYKYTFKPKEGEKTEKQSSQIEFQTSVAPLYDGVIAIGAGATIPFGVRDTNPPNIQIEQDDSIYISPDLNGVQDELNFPYSVEDERYIMAYTFSIYDEDGVLVKEFKNKDERPENESFKNIFERMFAAKTGTTLPETFRWDGVMDSGERAPDGTYSFKMAFRDDNDNLSETEARMVVIDTVPPAISLEKPEGPDLIFSPDGDGNKDQLQIRQKGSEEKLWNGTIRNLSGDAVKNIVFENDSPQSFYWDGTDNQGAIVPDGIYSYEIQSTDLSGNHSTERLENILVNTEQPPVSLTIDNAWLSPGNSEGINLIKFGPVIPVTSGITEWELQIQDLQGKTYWSYNNRREGILEVPKTINYTGNAGVNGTLAEGKYRGYLTIQYQNGYRPEAWSPGFTVDKTAPVGKVSGDSILSPDGDGFKDTLTLSLDTTEEDYWEGFIRDSNNSTIKSWFWRGKADPMIVWDGRDQEGRPVPDGKYSFYMEAFDKAGNRGISSRHGFTLDTTEMSLQLTVSDDAFSPDSNGVKDEVSFYSVVDNPETIESWELKILSEKDGRAVKTWQGTGEILSSYTWKGEGENGAKVPDGLYTAEMTAVYQKGDRPTARTTVFEKDTVPPVLKAQTDRTLFSPDGDGLGDTIMIRQSSSPEAVISAVMTDDAGNTKRTWFWKNALENLTWDGTDENGNKVADGMYHYELVATDAAGNRSETSLHNIEVDTVVTSVYLTAKNSLFSPLSEEFNSQIFTVHVTNNKGIENWTLRIKDSANAVVKSIQGTTTIPSQLSWDGRSDNGTLQEGTFTGELEVIYRKGNRPVALSREFIVDNSAPLISLNLSPVPFSPDDDNVEDELKMGLSVRDLSPIRDWNMTIRDPKGKEFITFGGKGRPSERIIWDGRSRQGELVQSAEDYPYEIRVTDFLGHSTTEKGLIPVDILVIRDGDRLKVRISNITFQPYKALLVSTGEQGDKNQDILKRLSEVLKKYGSYSIVIEGHAVSEYYDNPARAAREEKEELQPLSLTRAATVKEYLRTLGIQESRMDVIGKGGTEPVVPHSDLENRWKNRRVEFILIK encoded by the coding sequence ATGAAGAAAATTCTAATCTTGACAATCTTGGCATTAACACTGTCAGAATTTCTGGCAGCAGAATCAACAGGGGAATTGGCATATCCCCTCTATTCCCCCCGGTTCCTAGGAAATGGGGCCACAATTACGGGGATGGAAACACCTCAGTCAGCCAGTCTGAATCCGGCAGCATCCGGTAATTTTCAGGGCAAGATTCTTGATATTAATTATATCAATTTGTCCGGATGGGAAGAGTCCGGGATGGGTCATTCTGTCAATACAGCCTTTGCCTATCCCTCCAGATACGGTGTCTTTACGGGAGCCTTTCACTTCTTGACAACTTCCGGTTTGAATGCACCCTCAATGAATTTTGGAACCTTTGGTTCCATCAATGCCGCATTTTCAAAAGAAATATACAAGAACTTATTCACTGGATTCAGCCTCAATACAGCCTTAGGTACCGACATGGACTGGGGAGCGGGACTCAACATTGGTTTCATCCACAAGGTGGGAACAATAGGGGCCATGAAGAACTTCAGATGGGCCGGGACCTTTAATCAAATAGGAAAAGGCTATGGAACCCAGGAAAGCGGAACCTACCTCAATGCAGTCCCCAATAACCTGACCTTACAGGTCGGAGCCGGATTTGATATCATAGACAAAACAGATATAACCTGGGCAGTCAATGGAGATGTGGCTTTACCCACATTTTCAGATATAAAAGTCGAAATTGGACAAAAAGTCACAATTCAGAATATTCTGAGTATCTCCACATCCTCCTCCATGATTTTGTCAGATACCATTGATGGAAATTACCAGACACTCATCCCGTCTATCGGGCTTAACTATAAATATACTTTTAAACCAAAAGAAGGTGAGAAAACAGAGAAGCAATCCAGTCAGATTGAATTTCAAACATCCGTGGCCCCCTTGTATGATGGAGTGATAGCCATAGGAGCAGGAGCGACAATTCCATTTGGAGTCCGCGATACGAATCCTCCCAATATTCAGATTGAACAAGACGATTCCATTTATATATCTCCCGATCTGAATGGTGTACAGGATGAACTTAATTTTCCCTATTCTGTCGAAGATGAACGCTACATCATGGCTTACACATTCTCAATCTACGATGAGGATGGTGTTCTTGTAAAAGAATTCAAAAATAAGGATGAAAGGCCAGAAAACGAAAGTTTCAAAAATATATTTGAACGAATGTTTGCAGCCAAGACAGGAACAACTCTGCCGGAAACATTCCGATGGGATGGTGTTATGGATTCCGGCGAACGAGCCCCCGATGGAACATATAGTTTTAAAATGGCCTTTCGTGATGATAACGACAACCTGTCAGAAACAGAAGCAAGAATGGTAGTTATCGATACGGTCCCACCAGCAATCAGTCTGGAAAAACCCGAAGGTCCTGACCTGATTTTTTCACCCGATGGCGATGGTAACAAGGATCAGCTGCAAATCAGGCAAAAAGGATCCGAAGAAAAGCTCTGGAATGGAACGATACGGAACCTAAGTGGTGATGCAGTCAAAAACATTGTATTTGAAAATGACTCACCCCAATCCTTTTATTGGGACGGAACAGATAATCAGGGAGCCATTGTCCCCGATGGTATTTACAGTTATGAGATTCAGTCCACCGACCTTTCCGGAAATCATAGCACTGAAAGACTGGAAAATATCCTTGTAAATACGGAGCAGCCCCCGGTAAGCCTGACAATTGATAATGCCTGGCTCAGTCCCGGAAATTCAGAAGGAATCAATCTTATAAAATTCGGACCAGTGATCCCCGTTACCTCGGGTATTACTGAATGGGAACTTCAGATACAGGATCTTCAAGGCAAGACTTACTGGAGCTATAATAACAGAAGAGAGGGGATTCTTGAGGTCCCCAAAACGATTAACTACACAGGAAATGCCGGTGTTAACGGCACATTGGCTGAAGGTAAGTACAGGGGATATTTAACCATACAATATCAAAATGGATATCGACCAGAAGCCTGGTCACCAGGGTTTACTGTGGATAAAACGGCACCTGTAGGAAAAGTATCAGGAGACAGCATTCTCTCTCCTGATGGAGATGGCTTCAAAGATACTCTCACACTCTCTCTGGATACAACAGAAGAGGACTACTGGGAAGGATTTATCCGCGACAGCAATAATTCAACGATCAAATCATGGTTTTGGAGAGGAAAGGCTGATCCAATGATTGTTTGGGACGGCAGGGATCAGGAAGGACGACCGGTTCCCGATGGTAAATATAGTTTCTATATGGAAGCCTTTGATAAAGCCGGCAATAGAGGGATCTCCTCCAGGCATGGATTCACACTGGATACCACAGAGATGTCTCTTCAGCTGACAGTCAGCGATGATGCCTTCTCTCCTGACAGCAATGGCGTAAAAGATGAGGTCTCTTTCTACAGCGTTGTGGATAACCCCGAGACAATTGAATCCTGGGAATTGAAAATTCTTTCAGAAAAAGATGGCAGGGCGGTAAAAACCTGGCAGGGAACTGGAGAGATTCTCTCTTCCTATACTTGGAAAGGGGAAGGGGAAAATGGAGCCAAGGTTCCCGATGGATTATATACAGCCGAAATGACAGCTGTATACCAAAAAGGTGACAGACCGACCGCCAGAACAACTGTCTTTGAAAAAGACACGGTTCCTCCCGTACTCAAAGCACAGACTGATAGAACCCTCTTTTCTCCTGATGGTGATGGTTTAGGAGATACAATTATGATTAGACAGTCATCGTCTCCCGAGGCCGTGATCTCTGCGGTTATGACCGATGATGCCGGAAATACCAAACGAACATGGTTTTGGAAAAATGCGCTTGAAAACTTGACCTGGGATGGTACAGATGAGAATGGCAACAAAGTGGCAGACGGCATGTATCATTATGAATTGGTGGCCACTGATGCAGCTGGAAACAGAAGTGAAACAAGTCTTCACAATATCGAGGTGGATACGGTTGTAACATCTGTTTATTTAACAGCTAAAAATTCCTTATTCTCACCCCTCTCCGAAGAATTCAATTCACAGATTTTCACCGTTCATGTAACAAACAACAAAGGGATTGAAAACTGGACACTCAGAATAAAAGATTCTGCTAACGCTGTAGTCAAATCTATTCAGGGTACAACCACGATTCCGTCACAGCTCTCATGGGATGGCCGCAGCGATAATGGAACTCTCCAGGAAGGAACATTCACAGGGGAACTGGAAGTCATATACCGGAAAGGAAACAGACCAGTAGCCCTCAGCCGTGAGTTTATAGTTGACAATAGTGCCCCCCTGATCTCCCTAAACCTCTCTCCCGTACCATTTTCTCCTGATGATGATAATGTCGAAGACGAATTAAAAATGGGGTTGAGTGTCCGGGACTTGTCTCCTATAAGAGACTGGAATATGACCATTAGAGATCCGAAGGGAAAAGAATTTATTACTTTCGGAGGAAAGGGACGTCCTTCTGAAAGGATCATCTGGGATGGCCGATCCCGCCAGGGAGAACTGGTCCAGTCTGCAGAAGATTATCCTTATGAAATAAGAGTAACCGACTTCCTTGGCCACTCCACAACAGAGAAAGGTCTGATTCCTGTAGATATCCTGGTCATAAGAGATGGCGATAGACTCAAAGTCAGAATCTCCAATATTACATTTCAACCCTATAAGGCACTCCTGGTGTCAACCGGAGAGCAGGGAGATAAAAACCAGGATATCCTGAAACGACTTTCAGAAGTTTTGAAAAAATACGGTTCCTACAGTATTGTTATTGAAGGACACGCTGTGAGTGAGTATTATGACAATCCCGCCCGGGCTGCCAGAGAAGAAAAAGAAGAGCTGCAGCCACTGTCTCTGACACGTGCAGCGACGGTGAAAGAATACCTGAGAACACTGGGCATACAGGAATCTAGAATGGATGTTATTGGTAAGGGTGGAACAGAACCTGTTGTGCCTCACAGTGACCTGGAGAACAGATGGAAAAACAGGAGAGTCGAATTCATCCTGATAAAATGA
- a CDS encoding response regulator, which yields MKKILIVDDSRTVRESLKFFLTEEGYEVIQGADGQDALNVIQDQNCDLVITDVNMPNMDGLTLIGELRKMKKFKFTPILVLTTESQQNIMEKGKALGATGWIVKPFDNEKVIGVIRKVLGD from the coding sequence ATGAAAAAAATTTTAATTGTGGATGATTCAAGAACTGTTCGGGAAAGCTTAAAATTCTTCCTGACCGAAGAAGGTTATGAGGTGATTCAAGGCGCAGACGGTCAGGATGCCTTGAATGTTATCCAGGATCAGAATTGCGATCTGGTTATCACAGATGTAAACATGCCGAATATGGATGGTTTAACACTCATCGGCGAGCTGAGAAAAATGAAAAAATTCAAATTTACTCCCATACTGGTACTCACGACAGAGTCACAGCAGAATATTATGGAGAAAGGTAAAGCACTGGGAGCCACAGGATGGATCGTTAAACCCTTTGATAATGAAAAGGTCATAGGAGTCATCAGGAAAGTATTGGGAGATTGA